In Aquimarina spinulae, a single window of DNA contains:
- a CDS encoding pentapeptide repeat-containing protein: MNEQDYIERLKNENKLLQDKLDKINKGKQKKRRFRWWLLKKSSTPIFGNRLKRSISAAINEYKEYKTVSVDTVSDVSSSVIWRVTRIGLFAFLFAIVPSLVLIFQTKLLLNQNKLITSQNNLVEADRRSSLVFVMGDVLTDLNEELKYKGSGSRNISKTLEARIVGLCMAMKPYRYIDDGVLIDKPISPERGQLLFTLLKSDLGLESSQDILNSAEFRYTNLRKVNLGRGVNLKYARLDYSDLTEAQMPAANMESCDLKEVRMSKINLSDGNLKRVRLHNANLQRAELLSVDFTNANLYGADLSGADLSEAILWGTKLENANLTDAILDNVIVDRQDWIAYISDTLDLEGAGDIAKKYRIKKQGKKQFVLVPKK; encoded by the coding sequence GTGAACGAACAAGATTATATTGAACGGTTAAAAAACGAAAATAAGTTACTTCAGGATAAGCTGGATAAAATTAATAAAGGGAAACAGAAAAAAAGAAGATTTAGATGGTGGCTCTTAAAAAAATCCAGTACTCCAATTTTTGGCAATCGACTTAAGAGAAGTATTAGTGCTGCTATTAATGAGTATAAAGAATATAAAACAGTTTCTGTAGATACAGTTTCTGATGTATCTTCTAGTGTAATCTGGCGAGTGACAAGAATTGGATTGTTTGCATTTTTATTTGCCATAGTTCCTTCATTGGTATTGATTTTTCAAACAAAGCTATTGCTAAATCAAAATAAATTAATTACCAGCCAGAATAACCTTGTAGAAGCAGACCGAAGATCATCATTGGTATTTGTAATGGGTGATGTTCTTACCGATTTAAATGAGGAATTAAAATATAAAGGTTCTGGTAGTCGTAATATAAGTAAAACATTAGAAGCTAGAATAGTTGGTTTGTGTATGGCGATGAAACCATATCGCTATATTGATGATGGAGTGTTGATTGATAAACCAATTAGTCCAGAACGGGGACAACTACTATTTACGCTTTTAAAAAGTGATTTGGGGCTAGAATCTTCACAGGATATTTTAAATTCTGCAGAGTTTAGATATACAAATCTTAGAAAGGTTAACCTGGGAAGAGGAGTTAATCTTAAATATGCACGATTAGATTACTCTGATCTAACAGAAGCTCAGATGCCTGCTGCAAATATGGAAAGCTGTGACCTTAAAGAAGTACGAATGAGTAAAATTAATTTATCAGACGGTAACTTAAAAAGAGTGCGATTGCATAATGCTAATCTACAACGGGCAGAATTGTTAAGTGTTGATTTTACAAATGCTAATTTGTATGGAGCAGACCTTAGTGGAGCCGATCTCTCTGAAGCGATATTGTGGGGAACCAAATTAGAAAATGCAAATTTAACAGATGCCATTTTGGATAATGTTATTGTAGATAGACAAGATTGGATAGCATATATTTCGGATACTTTGGACCTGGAAGGTGCTGGAGATATCGCAAAAAAATATAGGATTAAAAAACAAGGAAAGAAACAGTTTGTTCTCGTTCCCAAAAAATAA
- a CDS encoding nitroreductase produces the protein MFKADINEIIRRRRSVFPAQYNGKTVSKDLIKMLLENANWAPTHKLTQPWRFKVVEGEAKDRLGAFLSDTYTDITSDEDFSPFKYNKIINNCKSASAIVAICMQRDPKERVPEWEEVASTAMAVQNMWLTCTANDIGCYWSSPKLINYMGDFFDFEEGERCLGFFYLGYYDEDEKNTSKREPVESKVQWME, from the coding sequence ATGTTTAAAGCCGATATTAATGAAATAATTAGGAGGAGACGATCTGTTTTTCCTGCGCAATACAATGGTAAAACTGTATCTAAGGATCTGATTAAGATGTTGTTAGAGAATGCAAATTGGGCTCCAACGCATAAACTCACGCAACCCTGGCGTTTTAAGGTGGTAGAAGGAGAAGCCAAAGATCGATTGGGTGCATTTTTATCAGATACATATACCGATATCACTTCTGATGAAGATTTTTCTCCATTTAAGTATAATAAAATAATCAATAACTGTAAATCTGCCAGTGCGATAGTTGCGATCTGTATGCAACGAGATCCCAAGGAACGTGTTCCCGAGTGGGAAGAAGTTGCCTCGACTGCAATGGCAGTACAGAATATGTGGCTGACTTGCACGGCAAACGATATTGGTTGCTATTGGAGCAGCCCCAAATTAATCAACTATATGGGTGATTTTTTTGATTTTGAAGAAGGAGAACGATGTCTAGGTTTCTTTTATCTAGGGTATTATGATGAAGACGAGAAGAATACATCAAAACGAGAACCGGTAGAGAGTAAAGTACAATGGATGGAATAA
- a CDS encoding App1 family protein — protein sequence MFKKKALRINTYLGYGTNSIFRATGRALEDENIDFSTNQSIFKTLRNIYRQLESDEIRDISIALKLPNGQVIETRTDLEGYYNLELDIPTLSNHIDENGWITYSVSYKKENTHKEISNKNIFKSQMLVPSDQAEFAIISDIDDTIIHTGVASLFKWRVIANTLFKNFDKRTAIEGTVKFCKKLHLGTKGSPVNPFFYVSNSPWNLYDYLSAFFNKHHFPKGPILLRDFRTPFDKTPKPKVPHKQSEIVNLLTMYPHFKFILIGDSGEKDADIYTKIAEQYPGRILAIYLRNVKHRRKEKRIKKIIHSFTVSPILLVHSYDEAIKHAQESGFIN from the coding sequence ATGTTTAAGAAAAAAGCTTTACGTATCAATACTTATCTTGGTTATGGCACAAATTCTATTTTTCGTGCAACAGGAAGAGCTCTTGAAGATGAAAATATCGATTTTAGCACAAATCAAAGCATTTTTAAAACGTTAAGGAATATCTACAGGCAGCTTGAAAGTGATGAAATTAGGGATATCTCGATAGCATTAAAATTACCCAATGGACAAGTCATAGAAACACGTACGGATCTCGAAGGGTATTATAATCTAGAACTAGATATTCCTACGCTTTCTAACCATATAGATGAAAATGGTTGGATTACATATAGCGTATCCTACAAAAAGGAAAATACGCATAAAGAAATAAGCAACAAAAACATATTTAAAAGCCAAATGCTTGTACCATCAGATCAAGCAGAATTTGCAATTATAAGTGATATCGATGACACTATCATACATACAGGTGTCGCTTCACTATTTAAATGGAGGGTTATTGCGAATACACTTTTCAAAAACTTTGACAAAAGAACTGCAATAGAAGGCACCGTAAAATTTTGTAAAAAATTACACCTGGGCACAAAAGGATCACCTGTTAACCCTTTCTTTTATGTGAGTAATAGCCCATGGAATTTATATGATTATTTAAGTGCATTTTTTAATAAGCATCATTTTCCAAAAGGCCCAATTTTACTTAGAGATTTCAGAACTCCATTTGATAAAACACCAAAACCTAAAGTTCCGCATAAGCAATCCGAAATTGTAAACCTTTTAACGATGTATCCACATTTTAAATTTATTCTTATAGGAGATAGTGGAGAAAAAGATGCTGATATTTATACCAAAATAGCAGAGCAATATCCCGGTCGTATTTTGGCTATTTATTTAAGAAACGTAAAACATCGTCGAAAAGAAAAGCGAATTAAAAAGATTATACATTCCTTTACAGTCTCTCCTATTCTACTTGTTCACTCTTATGATGAAGCTATCAAACATGCACAAGAATCTGGATTCATAAACTAG
- a CDS encoding endonuclease domain-containing protein, with the protein MEKLQLNTSTMSSQTIPLYQKVSEKIIRHSLDSSITSIDQLHQKLIEKGFHFLRNKTVKNYNFDFYCGTSKIAIEIDSYAHEFSDIHNLDAPKKLFISSLGITVLRFTDYQILTDIEEIIRTVKNQIKTATECIYVV; encoded by the coding sequence TTGGAAAAATTACAACTAAATACATCTACCATGTCTTCACAAACCATTCCTTTATACCAAAAAGTATCAGAGAAAATCATTAGACATTCACTCGATAGTTCTATTACATCTATCGACCAGCTTCATCAAAAACTCATAGAAAAAGGGTTTCATTTTCTTAGAAATAAGACAGTAAAAAATTACAATTTTGACTTTTACTGTGGCACATCAAAAATTGCTATTGAAATTGATAGCTATGCACACGAGTTCTCGGATATCCACAACTTAGATGCGCCAAAAAAGTTATTTATTTCTTCGCTAGGAATTACGGTTCTTAGATTCACAGATTATCAAATATTAACTGATATAGAAGAAATCATAAGAACTGTAAAAAATCAAATAAAAACCGCTACAGAATGCATCTATGTCGTTTGA
- a CDS encoding inorganic diphosphatase: protein MSAATKESFDVLIEIPKGSRNKYEYDFDIKKIRYDRMIFSSMMYPADYGFIPETLALDGDPLDVLVLVTEPTFPGCVMEVKPIGVFHMADEKGPDEKIICVPVSDPIASRLADLKEMNPHLIKEIEHFFQVYKDLERKKVDVGGWGNIDEAKDIIKACIKRFDELENKPKGLFSIY from the coding sequence ATGAGCGCAGCTACTAAAGAAAGCTTTGACGTACTAATTGAAATACCAAAAGGAAGTAGAAACAAATACGAGTATGATTTTGATATAAAAAAAATCAGATACGATCGTATGATCTTTTCCTCTATGATGTATCCTGCAGATTATGGATTTATCCCCGAAACTCTAGCCTTAGACGGAGACCCTCTGGATGTTTTAGTGTTAGTTACAGAACCAACATTTCCTGGTTGTGTAATGGAAGTTAAACCTATTGGTGTTTTTCATATGGCAGACGAAAAAGGACCTGACGAAAAAATCATCTGTGTCCCCGTTTCTGATCCTATAGCTAGTCGACTGGCAGATTTAAAAGAAATGAACCCTCATTTAATAAAAGAAATAGAACACTTTTTTCAGGTATATAAAGATTTAGAACGAAAAAAAGTTGATGTAGGTGGATGGGGTAATATTGATGAAGCTAAAGATATTATCAAGGCCTGTATTAAACGTTTTGACGAACTTGAAAATAAACCAAAAGGATTATTTAGTATTTACTAA
- a CDS encoding TIGR03915 family putative DNA repair protein, with translation MNPQTILLYDGSFEGFLSCVFMVYDQKISDAVIRKESETNTQLFTITEEVITEKHKASRVWKGFKSKTTRNEQQDFFKVFLSEIKGVENTLLSYMQNIFTKKENRNIDFGNKDILKISQVARMVGREKHRMEAFVRFQLTSDNIYTATVEPDFNVLPLIIHHFKDRYADQQWVIYDVKRNYGIYYDLNTVETVTIEGLSRKNTRISEGLLAQNETEFQKLWGTYYNNVNIKSRKNNKLHKQHLPKRYWKYLTEKNSSL, from the coding sequence ATGAATCCGCAAACGATATTACTATATGATGGAAGTTTTGAAGGATTTTTAAGTTGTGTTTTTATGGTATATGATCAAAAAATATCTGATGCCGTTATTAGAAAAGAATCAGAAACCAACACTCAACTATTTACAATAACAGAAGAGGTTATTACCGAGAAACATAAAGCATCCAGAGTATGGAAAGGGTTTAAATCTAAAACAACCCGAAATGAACAACAGGATTTCTTTAAAGTATTTTTAAGTGAAATCAAAGGTGTAGAAAATACATTATTGAGCTATATGCAAAATATTTTTACCAAAAAAGAGAATAGGAATATTGATTTTGGCAATAAAGATATTTTAAAAATTAGCCAGGTTGCGAGAATGGTAGGTCGGGAAAAGCACAGAATGGAAGCTTTTGTACGTTTTCAATTAACCAGTGATAATATATACACTGCGACTGTAGAACCAGATTTTAATGTTTTACCTCTAATCATTCATCATTTTAAGGATCGCTATGCCGATCAGCAATGGGTTATCTATGATGTTAAAAGAAATTATGGTATCTACTATGATCTAAACACTGTAGAAACAGTAACTATCGAAGGGCTTTCTAGAAAAAACACTCGTATTTCAGAAGGACTACTTGCTCAAAACGAAACCGAGTTTCAAAAACTATGGGGAACATACTACAATAATGTGAACATAAAATCCCGTAAAAACAACAAATTACATAAACAACACCTTCCAAAACGCTACTGGAAATACTTAACCGAGAAAAATAGTAGCCTATAA
- a CDS encoding putative DNA modification/repair radical SAM protein: MSFERIRQKLSILADAAKYDVSCASSGGKRANTKKGLGNNTGFGICHSYTEDGRCVSLLKILLTNHCIYDCAYCITRKSNDIKRAAFKIQEVVDLTINFYRRNYIEGLFLSSGIFKNSDFTMERLVAVAKKLRLEENFNGYIHLKSIPGASDELMREAGLYADRLSVNIEIPTKSGLKLLAPDKKHEDFIKPMQKVKNEIIQYKAERKTIKNTPKYAPAGQSTQMIIGATGESDRDIMYSATYYYKKFDMRRVYYSGYIPVMTDSRLPSLGTEVPILRENRLYQTDWLLRFYGFSVNEILNDKYKNLDLDIDPKLSWALRNLHFFPIDINKADKRILARVPGIGMQSVFKILQARKFRNLDWSHLKAIGIALNRAQYFITCNSKDFYNKDHDPHTLKAKILKSSNSKYKKYFNQQLSLFS, from the coding sequence ATGTCGTTTGAACGAATACGTCAAAAACTCTCCATTTTGGCAGATGCCGCAAAATATGATGTTTCATGTGCCAGTAGTGGAGGTAAAAGAGCCAATACCAAAAAAGGATTAGGGAATAATACAGGTTTCGGAATTTGTCATAGTTATACAGAAGATGGACGCTGTGTTTCCTTATTAAAAATTTTGCTTACCAATCATTGCATTTATGATTGCGCATATTGTATTACCAGAAAAAGTAATGATATTAAAAGAGCTGCTTTTAAAATTCAGGAAGTAGTTGATCTAACTATTAATTTTTATAGAAGGAATTATATCGAAGGGCTATTTCTAAGCTCTGGGATATTTAAAAACTCTGATTTCACCATGGAGCGATTAGTTGCTGTGGCAAAAAAACTCAGGTTAGAAGAGAATTTTAATGGTTATATCCATCTTAAATCTATTCCCGGCGCCAGTGATGAATTGATGCGAGAGGCAGGATTATATGCAGATCGATTAAGTGTGAATATTGAAATCCCTACCAAATCGGGCTTAAAACTTTTAGCACCAGATAAAAAACATGAGGATTTTATAAAACCTATGCAAAAGGTTAAAAATGAAATCATTCAATATAAAGCAGAGCGTAAAACGATAAAGAACACTCCCAAATATGCTCCGGCAGGGCAAAGTACTCAAATGATCATTGGAGCAACTGGTGAGAGTGATCGAGATATCATGTATTCTGCAACCTATTACTATAAAAAATTTGATATGCGACGAGTATATTACTCTGGATATATTCCTGTTATGACAGACTCTCGGTTACCATCCTTAGGAACTGAGGTTCCTATCCTTAGAGAAAACCGTCTTTACCAAACCGATTGGTTATTGAGATTTTATGGATTTTCTGTTAACGAAATATTGAATGACAAATACAAAAATCTGGACTTGGATATAGATCCAAAGCTAAGTTGGGCATTACGTAATCTACATTTCTTTCCTATTGATATCAACAAAGCAGATAAAAGGATATTGGCCCGGGTTCCTGGTATCGGTATGCAATCGGTATTTAAAATACTGCAGGCCAGAAAATTTAGAAATTTAGATTGGTCTCATCTTAAAGCCATTGGTATAGCTCTAAACAGAGCCCAATATTTTATCACTTGTAATTCTAAGGATTTTTATAACAAAGATCATGACCCCCATACATTAAAAGCTAAAATCCTAAAAAGCTCTAATAGCAAGTATAAAAAATACTTTAATCAACAGTTGAGTCTTTTCTCTTAA
- a CDS encoding sodium-translocating pyrophosphatase has protein sequence MESNMIYMPIVLALLGLVYMLIKKSWVMKQDAGDGKMKEISDHIYEGALAFLNAEYKLLAIFVVIVSVLLFIVSIVVDTTHWLIVIAFIFGAVFSAFAGNIGMKIATKTNVRTTQAARTSLPNALKISFGGGTVMGLGVAGLAVLGLTTFFIIFYNVFMGGEWTSADKMTVVLETLAGFSLGAESIALFARVGGGIYTKAADVGADLVGKVEAGIPEDDPRNPATIADNVGDNVGDVAGMGADLFGSYVATVLAAMVLGNYVIKDMGGSITDLFGGIGPILLPMAIAGVGIIISVIGTMLVKIKSNDAKEAQVMGALNIGNWTSIILVAVACFALCKWMLPETMKMEFFGEGLVEISSMRVFYATLIGLLVGAVISSVTEYYTGLGKSPILKIVQQSSTGAGTNIIAGLATGMISTFPSVLLFAGAIWASYAFAGFYGVALAASAMMATTAMQLAIDAFGPISDNAGGIAEMSEQEPIVRERTDILDSVGNTTAATGKGFAIASAALTSLALFAAYVTFTGIDGINIFKAPVLAMLFVGGMVPVVFSALAMNAVGKAAMEMVQEVRRQFKDIAGIMEGTGKPEYDKCVAISTKASLREMMLPGLLTIGFPLVIAFIPMLFGMDTKAIAEMLGGYMAGVTVSGVLWAIFQNNAGGAWDNAKKSFEAGVEINGEMTYKGSDAHKAAVTGDTVGDPFKDTSGPSMNILIKLTCLIGLVIAPILGGHTSETAVAFNNIEVIQSANNDSEKKIEVRMKMEGELATATVTIETSEKGKVKRDIKELKGSEAEVKAEIEAIKASIK, from the coding sequence ATGGAATCGAATATGATTTATATGCCCATTGTTTTGGCATTACTAGGGCTAGTTTATATGCTTATCAAAAAATCTTGGGTAATGAAACAAGATGCAGGTGATGGTAAAATGAAAGAAATTTCGGATCATATTTATGAAGGTGCTTTAGCTTTCTTAAATGCAGAATACAAATTACTTGCAATATTCGTTGTAATAGTAAGTGTTTTATTATTTATAGTTTCTATAGTAGTAGATACAACACACTGGCTGATTGTGATCGCTTTTATTTTTGGAGCAGTATTCTCTGCCTTTGCAGGAAACATAGGGATGAAAATCGCTACCAAGACAAATGTTAGAACTACTCAAGCAGCCCGTACTAGTTTACCAAATGCGCTTAAAATTTCTTTTGGTGGTGGTACAGTAATGGGACTTGGTGTTGCAGGATTAGCGGTATTAGGATTAACAACTTTCTTTATTATATTTTATAACGTCTTTATGGGAGGTGAATGGACTTCTGCCGATAAAATGACTGTAGTTTTAGAAACCTTAGCCGGGTTTTCTTTAGGAGCAGAGTCTATTGCACTATTTGCTCGTGTTGGTGGAGGTATTTATACCAAAGCAGCAGATGTAGGAGCAGATTTGGTTGGTAAAGTAGAAGCAGGTATCCCAGAAGATGATCCTCGTAACCCTGCTACCATTGCTGATAATGTTGGTGATAATGTTGGCGATGTTGCTGGTATGGGTGCAGATTTATTTGGATCTTATGTGGCAACTGTCCTTGCTGCTATGGTATTAGGTAACTATGTAATCAAAGATATGGGAGGTTCTATTACAGATCTTTTTGGAGGTATTGGACCAATCTTATTGCCTATGGCAATTGCTGGTGTTGGAATTATCATCTCTGTAATAGGTACGATGCTTGTCAAAATTAAAAGTAATGATGCCAAAGAAGCTCAAGTAATGGGAGCACTTAATATTGGTAACTGGACATCAATCATTTTAGTAGCAGTAGCCTGTTTTGCATTATGTAAATGGATGCTTCCTGAAACAATGAAAATGGAATTCTTTGGAGAAGGTCTTGTAGAGATTTCTTCAATGAGAGTTTTTTATGCAACTTTAATTGGCTTGTTAGTTGGAGCAGTAATCTCTTCTGTAACCGAATATTATACTGGACTAGGTAAATCACCTATTCTTAAAATTGTACAACAATCAAGTACAGGTGCTGGAACAAACATTATTGCTGGTTTAGCAACCGGAATGATTTCTACATTCCCTTCTGTGTTATTATTTGCAGGAGCTATTTGGGCATCTTATGCCTTTGCAGGATTTTATGGAGTTGCACTAGCAGCCTCTGCGATGATGGCTACCACAGCTATGCAATTAGCTATTGATGCTTTTGGACCAATATCTGATAATGCTGGTGGGATCGCAGAAATGAGCGAACAGGAACCAATAGTAAGAGAACGAACAGATATACTAGATTCTGTAGGAAACACAACAGCAGCAACAGGAAAAGGATTTGCTATTGCTTCTGCTGCACTAACATCTTTAGCTTTATTTGCCGCTTATGTTACCTTCACAGGAATTGACGGAATTAATATTTTCAAAGCACCTGTATTAGCAATGTTATTTGTTGGAGGTATGGTGCCAGTAGTATTCTCTGCTTTAGCAATGAATGCTGTAGGAAAAGCTGCTATGGAAATGGTACAAGAAGTACGTCGCCAGTTTAAAGATATTGCTGGAATTATGGAAGGAACAGGAAAACCTGAATATGATAAATGTGTAGCTATTTCTACTAAAGCATCTTTAAGAGAAATGATGTTACCTGGTTTATTGACTATTGGATTCCCACTAGTAATAGCTTTCATTCCAATGCTTTTTGGAATGGACACTAAAGCCATTGCAGAAATGTTAGGAGGATATATGGCAGGAGTTACAGTGAGTGGTGTGTTATGGGCTATTTTCCAAAACAATGCAGGTGGTGCTTGGGATAATGCTAAAAAATCATTTGAAGCAGGTGTAGAGATTAATGGAGAAATGACATATAAAGGTTCTGATGCTCATAAAGCTGCAGTAACAGGTGATACTGTTGGAGATCCATTTAAAGATACCTCTGGCCCATCGATGAACATTTTAATCAAATTAACATGCCTTATAGGATTAGTAATTGCTCCTATTTTAGGGGGACATACTTCTGAAACTGCTGTTGCATTTAACAATATTGAAGTGATACAATCGGCAAATAACGATTCTGAAAAGAAAATTGAAGTTCGTATGAAAATGGAAGGTGAATTAGCAACTGCTACGGTTACCATAGAAACTTCTGAAAAAGGAAAAGTAAAACGTGATATAAAAGAATTAAAAGGATCAGAAGCTGAAGTAAAAGCAGAAATTGAAGCAATTAAAGCTTCTATAAAATAA
- a CDS encoding methyltransferase domain-containing protein — translation MNLRVRLHKPEQLDNLSLSGGILNSTLDSLKFINTYFGNHRQLSKAILHYCKTQPVIERIHIVDIGCGGGDCIMHISNILKKHRIKTTFTGIDGNPKSISYARQNNPDPTHISFNTANILDKDFALPDCDLLISSHFMYHFNNENLIDFLKKLQSNTVKHIIFSELYRSKMAYHIFKTIRFILPVSDMAKKDGLIAIQRAFTNKELETIIRKSAIEKHRITKKPFFRMIAQIYFHDEKNII, via the coding sequence GTGAACCTTAGAGTTCGACTACATAAACCTGAGCAACTAGACAATTTATCCCTATCAGGAGGAATACTTAATTCTACATTAGACAGCTTAAAATTTATAAATACTTATTTTGGCAATCACAGACAATTAAGTAAAGCGATACTGCATTATTGTAAAACGCAACCTGTGATAGAAAGAATTCATATTGTTGATATTGGTTGTGGTGGTGGAGATTGTATTATGCATATCTCTAACATACTAAAGAAGCATAGAATAAAAACCACATTTACAGGAATTGATGGCAATCCTAAAAGCATTTCTTATGCGCGGCAAAATAACCCTGACCCTACTCATATTAGTTTTAATACCGCTAATATTCTAGATAAGGATTTTGCGTTACCAGATTGTGATTTGTTGATCAGCAGCCATTTTATGTATCATTTTAATAACGAAAATCTAATCGATTTTTTAAAGAAGTTACAATCTAATACCGTAAAACATATTATTTTTAGTGAATTATACAGAAGTAAAATGGCGTATCATATATTTAAAACAATACGTTTTATACTTCCTGTTTCGGATATGGCAAAAAAGGATGGGTTGATTGCTATACAACGAGCTTTTACTAATAAAGAATTAGAAACAATTATTCGCAAGAGTGCAATAGAAAAACATCGTATTACCAAAAAGCCGTTTTTCCGTATGATTGCTCAAATATATTTTCATGATGAAAAGAATATTATCTAA
- a CDS encoding XRE family transcriptional regulator has protein sequence MDNSTNQTIKRFKQIREENHYTQSDFAKVLQIKNSTADIERGKTKISGKVVARLLQEFNVNPLWLFGESTQKKIQLHLGDVSPKVVTIDSQNNENIVLVNVKAAAGYPHNVQDLDWYQQLPAFDIPLPEYRNATYRGFQVEGDSMLPLLEPKEWVIGKAVNNLSEVSNNTICVIVLEDSVVVKKIRKNADASIITLISLNSEYLPYTIQTHQIVELWEINSKLSFNIDANTDAASMKQLQEAMQVLTSEVRSLKH, from the coding sequence ATGGATAATTCAACCAACCAAACCATAAAGCGTTTTAAACAAATTCGCGAGGAAAACCATTATACCCAATCTGATTTTGCCAAGGTTTTACAGATTAAAAATTCTACAGCAGATATAGAAAGGGGTAAGACTAAGATTTCAGGAAAAGTTGTAGCCAGATTATTACAGGAGTTTAATGTTAACCCCTTGTGGTTGTTTGGCGAGAGTACTCAAAAGAAAATACAATTACACCTGGGAGACGTATCTCCAAAAGTAGTGACTATAGATTCTCAGAATAATGAGAATATAGTTTTGGTAAATGTAAAAGCTGCAGCTGGATATCCTCATAATGTTCAGGATTTAGACTGGTATCAACAATTACCTGCATTTGATATTCCTTTACCAGAGTATCGAAATGCTACATACCGGGGCTTTCAGGTAGAAGGGGATAGTATGTTACCATTGCTTGAACCCAAAGAATGGGTGATTGGTAAAGCTGTAAATAACCTTTCTGAAGTAAGTAATAATACAATTTGTGTAATTGTTTTGGAAGATAGTGTAGTGGTAAAGAAAATTAGAAAAAATGCTGATGCTTCTATAATAACGCTAATCTCTTTAAATTCTGAATACTTACCTTATACGATTCAAACACATCAAATAGTTGAGCTTTGGGAGATAAATAGCAAATTAAGTTTTAATATTGATGCTAATACTGATGCCGCCAGTATGAAACAGCTACAAGAAGCGATGCAGGTATTAACCTCTGAGGTGAGAAGTTTGAAACACTAG